In the Gasterosteus aculeatus chromosome X, fGasAcu3.hap1.1, whole genome shotgun sequence genome, one interval contains:
- the LOC144383736 gene encoding uncharacterized protein LOC144383736 produces the protein MVVDFRKNRDPPSPINMCDFPVTTVDSFRFLGSIITQDLKWELNISSITKAQQRLFFMRQLKKFNLPKTMMVHFYTAIIESILCSSITVWYAAATAKDKGRLQRVIRSAERVIGCNLPSLHDLFALKTLKRARKIVADPSHPGQNLFVPLPSGRRLRTIRTKTSHHTNSFFLSPVGLINRARSPTD, from the coding sequence ATGGtagtggatttcaggaagaacagagacCCACCATCCCCCATCAACATGTGCGACttccccgtcaccactgtggattccttccgtttcctgggctccatcatcacgcaggacctcaagtgggagctgaacatcagctccatcaccaaggctcagcagaggttgttcttcatgaggcagctgaagaaattcaacctgccaaagacgatgatggtccacttctacacggccatcatcgagtccatcctctgctcctccatcaccgtctggtacgctgcagccacagccaaggacaagggcaggctgcagcgcgtcatccgctctgcagagagggtgatcggctgcaatctgccgtccctccatgACTTGTTCGCTTTGaagaccctgaagcgagctagaaagatcgtggccgacccctcccaccccggacaaaacctgtttgtgccccttccatctggcaggaggctgaggaccATCAGGACGAAGACCTCCcaccacacgaacagtttcttcctgtcgcCAGTCggcctcatcaacagagcccggtcccccactgactga